The DNA window GAGTCGACGTTGACCAGGTCACAACGGTGGTTCGAAGGCTTCATCCAGGCCGCGGTCTCGCGTCCCTGGCAGGTGTTGCTCGTGTTCTCACTGCTCGCGCTGGGCGGTATGGCACTGGCGTCGCGCTTGGAGTTCCGCGGATCGTTCGTGGAGTTGCTCCCTCAGGGATCCCAAGAAGTGCGGGATCTGACACGCGTGTCAGAGAAGGCAGGCGGGGACGGCTACCTGGTCCTCGTGGCAAAGGGAGACACTCCGGAGCGCCTGGAGGCATACGCGGCCGAATTGCAGACGCAATTGGAAGCGATGCCCGAGGTCCGCTACGTCGAGCACCGCTATGACGTGGACTTCTTCCGTCGAAATGCGCTGCTGTTATTGCCCATCGAGAAACTCGCTGCGCTGCGCCAGGACCTGACGGCGCGTGTGCGTTACGAGCGGCAACGCGCCAACCCGTTCTTCTTCGATTTGGGGGGCACGTCGGAGCCGCCGGACTTCGAGGCCATCGCGAAGAAGTACGCGCCGGACGCGCCCATGCGCGCGACGTTGGCCAGCGCGGACGGCACTGAAGTCTATTTGATGATCAAGCCGTCCGGGACGGCCGGGGATTTGGGGTTCGCGCGGCGCTTCGTGGACCAGGCCATGGGCACCGGAGGCACGCTCGCGGCGCAGCGCTATCCGGGCGTGACGCTGCAAGCCACGGGCAACTTTCAGGGGCGCATCGAAGAGGACGCGGTGATGCGCGGCGACCTGTCGCGCGCCGGTACGTTGTCGGCGCTCATCGCGGTGGGACTCATCCTGCTCGCCACGCGGCGTGTCGCGGCGCTGGCCGTGGTCGGCATCCCCGTCATGGTGGGCGTGGTGTTGACGTTCGCGGCGGCGCAGCTCGCCATTGGCCACCTCAACATCGTGACGGGGTTCCTCGTCGCCATCTTGATTGGCCTGGGCATCGAGTACGGCGTCCACCTGTGCATGCGGTACTGGGAGGAGCGGCGCGCTCACCCGGCCCGCGAGGCCATCGTCACGGCGGTGCGCGGCACCTTCAGCGGCGCGGTGACGTCCGCGGTGACGAACGCGGCGGCGTTCTTCGTGCTGCTGCTGGCCCAGTTCCAGGCCTTCAACCAGTTCGGCCTGCTGGCGGGCCTGGGCGTGCTGCTCGCCGTGCTGGCGACGTATGCGATGGGGCCGTCGCTGCTGGCCCTCGCGGAGCGCCTGCGCCCGGCCCGCGTGGACGTGGCGGCCGAAGCCACCGCGCCCCAGGTATCCCAGCCGGAGCGGGCGTGGCGGCGCTGGCCCACGGGCGCCATCGCCGTGCTGGCGCTGTCGGTGGTGGGCTTCGCCGCGTTCTCCGTCTCCGTGGCGCCTCAACTGGGCTTCGAGACGGACATGCGCAAGCTCAAGGGCGAGTCCCCGGCATCGCGCCTGGATGACCGCGTCACCGAACAGTTGGGCCAGCCCCTCAACCCGGCCATCTTCCTGGTGGATGACGTGGCGCAGGCGGCGCAGGTGGAGGCCGTCATCGCGGAGGTGAAGCAGCGCAACGGCGCGGACTCGGCCATCCTCGACTCCGCGTCTCTCAACGACTTGTTGCCTACCGATGTAGAGCGCCGGGAGGTGGAGCTGGCGGCCCTGCGCGAGGCCTTCCAGGGCCTGGAGGACCTGCCCGCGGAGCTTCGCGAGGACGCGCGGCTCCAGGAGTTCCAGCGGATGCTGGAGGCGAAGCCCTACGGCCTGGATGCGTTGCCGGTGGAGGTGCGCCGGCGCTTCGAGGCCACGGACGGGAAGGGCACCTTCCT is part of the Myxococcus xanthus genome and encodes:
- a CDS encoding efflux RND transporter permease subunit produces the protein MFSSRYWSARCASGCTPAVGVTRLEALRFTRCSRTPLTGREFARSPVPEESTLTRSQRWFEGFIQAAVSRPWQVLLVFSLLALGGMALASRLEFRGSFVELLPQGSQEVRDLTRVSEKAGGDGYLVLVAKGDTPERLEAYAAELQTQLEAMPEVRYVEHRYDVDFFRRNALLLLPIEKLAALRQDLTARVRYERQRANPFFFDLGGTSEPPDFEAIAKKYAPDAPMRATLASADGTEVYLMIKPSGTAGDLGFARRFVDQAMGTGGTLAAQRYPGVTLQATGNFQGRIEEDAVMRGDLSRAGTLSALIAVGLILLATRRVAALAVVGIPVMVGVVLTFAAAQLAIGHLNIVTGFLVAILIGLGIEYGVHLCMRYWEERRAHPAREAIVTAVRGTFSGAVTSAVTNAAAFFVLLLAQFQAFNQFGLLAGLGVLLAVLATYAMGPSLLALAERLRPARVDVAAEATAPQVSQPERAWRRWPTGAIAVLALSVVGFAAFSVSVAPQLGFETDMRKLKGESPASRLDDRVTEQLGQPLNPAIFLVDDVAQAAQVEAVIAEVKQRNGADSAILDSASLNDLLPTDVERREVELAALREAFQGLEDLPAELREDARLQEFQRMLEAKPYGLDALPVEVRRRFEATDGKGTFLLLFPSVSNSDTEELRRWATQIDQVVEGVKARGIDMAVLDSNRIAARIFALVSADGPLILWSAAAVVFVVILVSLRSFKRALLVTGPLFLGMTCLAGGMYLFDVQLNFINAVVLPNLLAIAVDNSVHLFHRYEEEGPGSLGKVVRHTGLAAVVATLSNAAGYGALLVANHQGLRSIGQIALLGVMCTFLGTTVFFPALLALLERWRGRENVVAGKGAVVQSLELGDSGAQAAPPGERKSA